A part of Miscanthus floridulus cultivar M001 chromosome 6, ASM1932011v1, whole genome shotgun sequence genomic DNA contains:
- the LOC136456905 gene encoding uncharacterized protein, translated as MSHNPKTARLSTAGYRALFTPRALQAEKKIVIISDDEEMATPTPAPSPTLAVASVYPTIATPEESLATSPTPVPSPAVPVVDEEIGWKCKYYFKPTLETAYYHTLLTHVLDDYYPDLHASISYHCAEYQHPLEAAFWKVELVVTAWNAIKNGHEVETVHRATARRAHALDGMEDTAQDAYIYYHGRRFEAMRENRFRFLPRNDHEGVWQVLAPPESDPTLEATVQHVHAMQGVDEEVKGELRASQRAERHLQKQVDELHAQLGQPPIYKKKRRSFTMIDTAHRC; from the coding sequence atgtctcataacccgaagaccgcccgcctcagcactgcaggctaccgtgccttgttcaccccacgtgctctACAGGCGGAGAAgaagattgtgatcatctccgatgatgaggagatggctaccccgacacctgcaccttCTCCTACTCTAGCTGTTGCATCAGTCTATCCTACTATAGCTACACCCGAGGAATCATtagctacttcacctacacctgtgccatccccagctgtccctgtggtggatgaggagataggctggaagtgcaagtattaCTTCAAGCCAACCCTtgagacggcctactaccacaccctcctcacccatgtgctggatgactatTACCCcgatctgcacgcctccatcagctatcattgtgcagagtaccagcatcctttggaggcagccttttggaaggtagagctggttgtcaccgcatggaatgctataaagaatggacatgaggtggagactgtccaccgtgccactgccagaagggcccatgcattggatggcatggaagatacagcgcaggacgcctacatctactaccatggccgtcgttttgaggccatgagggagaatcgtttcaggttccttcctcgcaatgatcatgagggtgtttggcaggtcctggctccaccagagagtgacccaactctagaagcaacagtgcagcatgtccatgccatgcagggggtggatgaagaagtcaaaggagagctgcgtgcatcacagagggccgagagacacctccagaagcaagttgatgaactacatgctcaacttgggcagccaccgatctacaagaagaagcgtcggtcgttcaccatgattgacaccgcccataggtgttag
- the LOC136456904 gene encoding uncharacterized protein isoform X1: protein MNQCKVILLYLISLVQLGNSDLGEGDGRSGKRGTARTRGFLREKKKHAVDGAGAAEPAEGVRPAGPALRPDARQPPAHPPRRPCKYARERPSLPTGTAQSQHGHLVNGAGSSCSVYLASGCRVYRIEISLDGAMLSKGKESLLIPDNAQVISSSVVDRCPHRSEIQSVALAEGEDDCLVLGTVDSYGHLIVSCLDIVADDIDRTSYSVPPRDCGVGEGSWAGICFSPMQQSMVAVARELCKTIDIYDQDIHVRSLRTLWYPSSFSFVQCLPQVNGSSSLLAIAEGSQLSIWDLRMNNNGGCVQRISGSVGDIIYSTCSSPSGLIGSGGTDCAVTIYDPRRWSALSRWVGCSKYEITGLSFSSVDQSFIYVQGVDYEITCGHWKQSERAFSFRGDSNWLGFSKCANNDVIAGWCESGSIFIADARQL, encoded by the exons ATGAATCAATGTAAAGTGATTTTGCTTTACTTAATATCCCTCGTTCAACTCGGCAACTCCGACCTTGGGGAGGGAGACGGGAGAAGTGGGAAACGGGGAACGGCGAGAACACGCGGATTTCTGCGGGAGAAGAAAAAGCATGCGGTCGACGGTGCTGGTGCCGCGGAGCCTGCGGAAGGCGTCCGTCCCGCCGGCCCTGCTCTCAGACCCGACGCCCGGCAGCCTCCAGCCCACCCGCCTCGCCGCCCATGTAAGTATGCACGCGAGCGGCCGTCCCTGCCCACCGGCACCGCGCAATCTCAGCACGGGCACCTC GTCAACGGTGCCGGCTCCTCGTGCTCTGTCTACCTCGCCTCTGGCTGCCGCGTCTACAGGATCGAG ATAAGCCTTGATGGTGCGATGCTGTCCAAAGGAAAGGAGAGCCTTTTGATTCCTGATAATGCACAG GTCATAAGTTCGTCTGTTGTGGATCGCTGCCCACATCGTTCTGAGATCCAGAGTGTAGCTCTCGCAGAGGGCGAAG ATGACTGTTTGGTTCTTGGAACGGTTGACTCATATGGTCACCTTATTGTATCTTGTTTGGACATCGTGGCTGATG ACATTGACAGGACGTCCTATTCAGTACCACCTCGTGATTGTGGTGTTGGGGAAGGCAGTTGGGCTGGGATATGCTTTAGCCCGATGCAGCAATCCATG GTAGCTGTTGCTCGTGAGTTGTGCAAGACCATTGATATCTATGATCAAGACATTCATGTTCGCAGTTTACGCAC GTTATGGTATCCATCTTCATTTAGCTTTGTTCAATGCTTGCCACAAGTGAATGGAAGTAGTTCTCTCTTGGCAATTGCGGAAGGTTCTCAG CTGAGCATCTGGGActtaagaatgaataacaatgggGGATGCGTACAACGCATTTCTGGATCAGTTGGAGACATTATATACTCCACATGTAGTTCGCCCTCAGGACTGATTGGTAGTGGCGGAACTGATTGTGCTGTCACCATCTATGATCCTCGCAG GTGGTCTGCTCTGTCAAGATGGGTGGGCTGCTCCAAGTATGAG ATTACAGGCCTTTCGTTCTCATCAGTTGACCAATCTTTTATCTACGTCCAAGGTGTTGATTATGAG ATTACCTGTGGACATTGGAAACAAAGTGAGCGAGCATTCTCATTTCGAGGGGATTCCAACTGGTTGGGATTTTCAAAG TGTGCCAACAATGATGTGATAGCAGGGTGGTGCGAATCTGGAAGTATCTTCATTGCTGATGCTAGGCAGCTATAG
- the LOC136456904 gene encoding uncharacterized protein isoform X2, with amino-acid sequence MRSTVLVPRSLRKASVPPALLSDPTPGSLQPTRLAAHVNGAGSSCSVYLASGCRVYRIEISLDGAMLSKGKESLLIPDNAQVISSSVVDRCPHRSEIQSVALAEGEDDCLVLGTVDSYGHLIVSCLDIVADDIDRTSYSVPPRDCGVGEGSWAGICFSPMQQSMVAVARELCKTIDIYDQDIHVRSLRTLWYPSSFSFVQCLPQVNGSSSLLAIAEGSQLSIWDLRMNNNGGCVQRISGSVGDIIYSTCSSPSGLIGSGGTDCAVTIYDPRRWSALSRWVGCSKYEITGLSFSSVDQSFIYVQGVDYEITCGHWKQSERAFSFRGDSNWLGFSKCANNDVIAGWCESGSIFIADARQL; translated from the exons ATGCGGTCGACGGTGCTGGTGCCGCGGAGCCTGCGGAAGGCGTCCGTCCCGCCGGCCCTGCTCTCAGACCCGACGCCCGGCAGCCTCCAGCCCACCCGCCTCGCCGCCCAT GTCAACGGTGCCGGCTCCTCGTGCTCTGTCTACCTCGCCTCTGGCTGCCGCGTCTACAGGATCGAG ATAAGCCTTGATGGTGCGATGCTGTCCAAAGGAAAGGAGAGCCTTTTGATTCCTGATAATGCACAG GTCATAAGTTCGTCTGTTGTGGATCGCTGCCCACATCGTTCTGAGATCCAGAGTGTAGCTCTCGCAGAGGGCGAAG ATGACTGTTTGGTTCTTGGAACGGTTGACTCATATGGTCACCTTATTGTATCTTGTTTGGACATCGTGGCTGATG ACATTGACAGGACGTCCTATTCAGTACCACCTCGTGATTGTGGTGTTGGGGAAGGCAGTTGGGCTGGGATATGCTTTAGCCCGATGCAGCAATCCATG GTAGCTGTTGCTCGTGAGTTGTGCAAGACCATTGATATCTATGATCAAGACATTCATGTTCGCAGTTTACGCAC GTTATGGTATCCATCTTCATTTAGCTTTGTTCAATGCTTGCCACAAGTGAATGGAAGTAGTTCTCTCTTGGCAATTGCGGAAGGTTCTCAG CTGAGCATCTGGGActtaagaatgaataacaatgggGGATGCGTACAACGCATTTCTGGATCAGTTGGAGACATTATATACTCCACATGTAGTTCGCCCTCAGGACTGATTGGTAGTGGCGGAACTGATTGTGCTGTCACCATCTATGATCCTCGCAG GTGGTCTGCTCTGTCAAGATGGGTGGGCTGCTCCAAGTATGAG ATTACAGGCCTTTCGTTCTCATCAGTTGACCAATCTTTTATCTACGTCCAAGGTGTTGATTATGAG ATTACCTGTGGACATTGGAAACAAAGTGAGCGAGCATTCTCATTTCGAGGGGATTCCAACTGGTTGGGATTTTCAAAG TGTGCCAACAATGATGTGATAGCAGGGTGGTGCGAATCTGGAAGTATCTTCATTGCTGATGCTAGGCAGCTATAG
- the LOC136456906 gene encoding bZIP transcription factor 12-like isoform X1, translating into MASSRVMPSSSPSHTASDLARLAQAASRPGGGGGGGSGLGSMNVEELLRGIYGDMPTPAPPASEPERPMSPAPAPEIATRKTAEEVWKEITGGGGSGEAVAPVAAQAVVPAGGAGGAGAGTGGPEMTLEDFLAREGAVKEDGVRISGPSAPVMGFLAGTEGVGVAGGGGGRGRKRQLMDPVDRAAMQRQKRMIKNRESAARSRERKQAYIAELESLVTQLEEENADLLREQEERHQKRLKELLERVTPVILRKKPSRDLRRTNSMQW; encoded by the exons ATGGCGTCGTCGAGGGTGATGCCGTCGTCCTCGCCGTCGCACACGGCCTCGGATCTCGCGCGCCTAGCGCAGGCCGCCAGcaggcccggcggcggcggcggcgggggcagcgGGCTGGGCTCCATGAACGTGGAGGAGCTGCTCCGCGGCATCTACGGCGACATGCCCACCCCGGCGCCGCCCGCGTCGGAGCCCGAACGCCCGATGTCGCCGGCCCCGGCGCCGGAGATCGCCACGCGGAAGACGGCGGAGGAGGTGTGGAAGGAGATCACTGGCGGAGGTGGCAGCGGGGAGGCCGTGGCTCCCGTGGCAGCTCAGGCTGTCGTCCCCGCTGGTGGCGCcggaggcgccggcgccggcacggGCGGCCCGGAGATGACGCTGGAGGACTTCCTGGCCAGGGAGGGCGCGGTGAAGGAGGATGGGGTTAGGATTTCGGGCCCCTCTGCGCCGGTCATGGGGTTCCTGGCCGGAACTGAGGGCGTGGGTGTggccggcggcggaggcgggaGGGGAAGGAAGCGGCAGCTCATGGATCCAGTGGATCGCGCTGCGATGCAGCGACAGAAACGAATGATCAAAAACCGCGAGTCTGCTGCCCGGTCACGGGAGAGGAAGCAG GCCTATATCGCCGAGCTAGAATCGCTGGTAACGCAGCTCGAGGAGGAGAATGCGGACTTGTTGAGAGAACAG GAAGAGCGGCACCAGAAGCGACTTAAAGAG CTCTTGGAACGAGTGACGCCCGTCATTCTGAGGAAAAAACCATCACGAGATCTTAGAAGAACGAACTCAATGCAGTGGTAG
- the LOC136456906 gene encoding bZIP transcription factor 12-like isoform X2, which produces MASSRVMPSSSPSHTASDLARLAQAASRPGGGGGGGSGLGSMNVEELLRGIYGDMPTPAPPASEPERPMSPAPAPEIATRKTAEEVWKEITGGGGSGEAVAPVAAQAVVPAGGAGGAGAGTGGPEMTLEDFLAREGAVKEDGVRISGPSAPVMGFLAGTEGVGVAGGGGGRGRKRQLMDPVDRAAMQRQKRMIKNRESAARSRERKQAYIAELESLVTQLEEENADLLREQRPVLHECSSISICKHLTF; this is translated from the exons ATGGCGTCGTCGAGGGTGATGCCGTCGTCCTCGCCGTCGCACACGGCCTCGGATCTCGCGCGCCTAGCGCAGGCCGCCAGcaggcccggcggcggcggcggcgggggcagcgGGCTGGGCTCCATGAACGTGGAGGAGCTGCTCCGCGGCATCTACGGCGACATGCCCACCCCGGCGCCGCCCGCGTCGGAGCCCGAACGCCCGATGTCGCCGGCCCCGGCGCCGGAGATCGCCACGCGGAAGACGGCGGAGGAGGTGTGGAAGGAGATCACTGGCGGAGGTGGCAGCGGGGAGGCCGTGGCTCCCGTGGCAGCTCAGGCTGTCGTCCCCGCTGGTGGCGCcggaggcgccggcgccggcacggGCGGCCCGGAGATGACGCTGGAGGACTTCCTGGCCAGGGAGGGCGCGGTGAAGGAGGATGGGGTTAGGATTTCGGGCCCCTCTGCGCCGGTCATGGGGTTCCTGGCCGGAACTGAGGGCGTGGGTGTggccggcggcggaggcgggaGGGGAAGGAAGCGGCAGCTCATGGATCCAGTGGATCGCGCTGCGATGCAGCGACAGAAACGAATGATCAAAAACCGCGAGTCTGCTGCCCGGTCACGGGAGAGGAAGCAG GCCTATATCGCCGAGCTAGAATCGCTGGTAACGCAGCTCGAGGAGGAGAATGCGGACTTGTTGAGAGAACAG AGACCAGTGCTTCATGAATGTTCATCTATATCTATATGCAAACATCTTACCTTCTAA